In the Pseudomonas orientalis genome, one interval contains:
- the fliJ gene encoding flagellar export protein FliJ has product MANSRAARLAPVVEMAEKAEKAAVQRLGYFQGQVRLAESKLGDLERFRLEYQQQWIERGSKGVSGQWLMGYQGFLNQLETAVGQQRQSLVWHQNNLDKARESWQAAFARVEGLRKLVQRYIDEARAIEDKREQKLLDELSQRLPRQEQF; this is encoded by the coding sequence ATGGCCAACAGCCGCGCCGCGCGCCTGGCCCCGGTGGTGGAGATGGCCGAAAAGGCCGAAAAAGCCGCCGTGCAACGCCTGGGGTATTTCCAGGGCCAGGTGCGTCTGGCGGAAAGCAAGCTGGGTGACCTGGAACGCTTTCGCCTTGAATATCAGCAGCAGTGGATCGAGCGTGGCAGCAAGGGCGTGTCCGGCCAGTGGCTGATGGGGTACCAGGGCTTTCTCAATCAGCTGGAAACCGCCGTCGGCCAGCAGCGCCAGAGCCTGGTCTGGCACCAGAACAACCTCGACAAGGCCCGTGAAAGCTGGCAGGCGGCATTTGCCCGCGTCGAAGGGTTGCGCAAGCTGGTGCAGCGCTATATCGATGAAGCGCGGGCCATCGAAGACAAGCGCGAGCAGAAACTGCTGGATGAACTGTCCCAGCGCCTTCCGCGCCAGGAACAGTTTTAA
- the fliI gene encoding flagellar protein export ATPase FliI: MRLDRTSFAKRLDSYAEATQLPGQPILEGRLLRMVGLTLEAEGLRAAMGSRCMVINDDSYHPVQVEAEVMGFSGNKIFLMPVGSLAGIAPGARVVPLADTGRLPMGISMLGRVLDGAGRPLDGKGGMKAEDWVPMDGPTINPLNRNPISVPLDVGIRSINGLLTVGRGQRLGLFAGTGVGKSVLLGMMTRFTEADIIVVGLIGERGREVKEFIEHSLGEEGLKRSVVVASPADDAPLMRLRAAMYCTRIAEYFRDKGKNVLLLMDSLTRFAQAQREIALAIGEPPATKGYPPSVFAKLPKLVERAGNAEAGGGSITAFYTVLSEGDDQQDPIADSARGVLDGHIVLSRRLAEEGHYPAIDIEASISRVMPAVVTPEHMARAQYFKQLWSRYQQSRDLISVGAYVAGGDRETDLAIALQPQLVTYLRQGLNDKISMGESEAHLQSIFAPAPGG; encoded by the coding sequence ATGCGCCTTGATCGCACCAGCTTCGCCAAGCGTCTGGACAGCTATGCCGAGGCCACGCAGTTGCCCGGCCAGCCGATCCTCGAAGGGCGCCTGTTGCGCATGGTCGGCCTGACCCTCGAAGCCGAGGGCCTGCGCGCCGCCATGGGCAGCCGCTGCATGGTGATCAACGACGACAGCTACCACCCGGTGCAGGTCGAAGCCGAAGTGATGGGCTTTTCCGGCAACAAGATTTTCCTGATGCCGGTGGGCAGCCTCGCCGGCATCGCCCCGGGTGCCCGCGTGGTGCCATTGGCCGATACCGGGCGCTTGCCGATGGGCATCAGCATGCTTGGACGCGTACTCGACGGCGCCGGTCGCCCGCTGGATGGCAAGGGCGGCATGAAGGCCGAGGACTGGGTGCCGATGGACGGCCCCACCATCAACCCGCTCAACCGCAACCCCATCAGCGTGCCGCTGGACGTGGGCATTCGCAGCATCAACGGTTTATTGACGGTCGGTCGCGGCCAGCGCCTGGGCCTGTTCGCAGGTACCGGTGTGGGTAAGTCGGTGTTGCTGGGCATGATGACGCGCTTTACCGAAGCCGACATCATTGTGGTGGGGCTGATCGGCGAGCGGGGCCGTGAGGTGAAGGAGTTCATCGAGCACAGCCTTGGCGAAGAAGGCCTCAAGCGCTCGGTCGTGGTCGCCTCGCCGGCGGACGATGCACCGCTGATGCGCCTGCGCGCCGCCATGTACTGCACGCGCATCGCCGAATATTTTCGCGACAAGGGCAAGAACGTCCTGTTGCTGATGGACTCGCTCACGCGTTTCGCCCAGGCCCAGCGCGAGATCGCCCTGGCCATCGGCGAGCCGCCCGCGACCAAAGGTTATCCGCCGTCGGTGTTCGCCAAGCTGCCCAAGCTGGTGGAGCGTGCCGGTAACGCCGAGGCGGGCGGGGGCTCGATCACCGCGTTCTACACCGTATTGTCCGAAGGCGATGACCAGCAGGACCCGATTGCCGACTCGGCGCGGGGCGTGCTCGATGGGCACATCGTGCTGTCGCGGCGCCTGGCCGAAGAGGGGCACTACCCGGCCATCGATATCGAAGCGTCGATCAGCCGGGTGATGCCGGCGGTGGTCACGCCGGAACACATGGCCCGCGCGCAATACTTCAAGCAGCTGTGGTCGCGCTATCAGCAGAGCCGCGACCTGATCAGCGTCGGCGCCTACGTGGCCGGTGGCGATCGCGAGACCGACCTGGCCATTGCCCTGCAACCGCAATTGGTGACCTACCTGCGCCAGGGCCTCAACGACAAGATCAGCATGGGCGAAAGCGAAGCGCATCTGCAGTCCATCTTCGCCCCCGCGCCAGGCGGCTAA
- the fliH gene encoding flagellar assembly protein FliH: protein MSNKDETPSDLIRARDVGGFDIWSLPSFDPHVPEPEPEPVEEPPAQMEEVPLDEVQPLTLEELEAIRQEAYNEGFAAGEKDGFRSTTLKVRQEAEEALSVKLSSLERLMGNLFDPIAEQDSQLEKSMVGLVQHITRQVIQRELVLDSSQIESVMREALKLLPLGVGNVRLYINPQDFEQVKALRERHEETWRIVEDAALQPGGCRVETEHSRIDATVETRISQIMAKLLDQLHEQALHPAEPDLSVDLDATDAP from the coding sequence ATGTCGAACAAAGATGAGACGCCCAGCGATCTGATTCGCGCCCGGGATGTCGGCGGGTTCGACATCTGGTCGTTGCCCAGCTTCGACCCCCACGTGCCGGAACCGGAGCCTGAGCCGGTGGAGGAACCGCCGGCACAGATGGAAGAAGTGCCGCTGGACGAAGTCCAGCCACTGACCCTCGAAGAATTGGAAGCCATCCGTCAGGAGGCTTACAACGAAGGCTTCGCGGCGGGTGAAAAAGATGGCTTTCGCAGCACCACCCTCAAGGTCCGCCAGGAAGCCGAAGAGGCGCTCAGCGTCAAGCTGAGCAGCCTGGAGCGCTTGATGGGTAACCTGTTCGACCCCATCGCCGAGCAGGACTCGCAGCTGGAAAAATCCATGGTCGGCCTGGTGCAGCACATCACGCGCCAGGTGATCCAGCGCGAATTGGTGCTTGATTCGAGCCAGATCGAAAGCGTGATGCGTGAAGCCCTCAAGCTGCTGCCCCTGGGCGTGGGCAACGTGCGGCTGTACATCAATCCGCAGGATTTCGAGCAGGTCAAAGCCTTGCGCGAGCGCCATGAAGAAACCTGGCGCATCGTCGAAGACGCCGCGCTGCAGCCCGGCGGTTGCCGTGTCGAGACCGAGCACAGCCGCATCGATGCCACGGTGGAAACCCGCATCAGCCAGATCATGGCCAAGCTGCTCGACCAGTTGCATGAACAGGCGCTGCACCCGGCCGAGCCTGACCTGAGCGTTGACCTGGACGCCACCGATGCGCCTTGA